One Prinia subflava isolate CZ2003 ecotype Zambia chromosome 8, Cam_Psub_1.2, whole genome shotgun sequence DNA window includes the following coding sequences:
- the ADNP gene encoding activity-dependent neuroprotector homeobox protein isoform X1, which yields MEYCMLGTSAFHKVQQQLMMPRKAFLSQKEKQARARERDMLKKRRRRQDYLKRSVEPQKNTETIKWHRDDEKRRENEQVKDKDIKKRWRQDERERRKNVDAMNWHREEEKRENERETMFQLPVNNLGSLRKARKTVKKILSDIGLEYCKEHIEDFKQFEPNDFYLKNTTWEDVGLWDPSLTKNQDYRTKPFCCSACPFSSKFFSAYKSHFRNVHSEDFENRILLNCPYCTFNADKKTLETHIKIFHAPNANTPSGGISTFKDKNKHESLKPKQADSVEQAVYYCKKCTYRDPLYEIVRKHIYREHFQHVAAPYIAKGGEKSLNGAVPLSAGAREEGGIHCKRCLFMPKSYEALVQHVIEDHERIGYQVTAMIGHTNVVVPRSKPLMLIAPKPQDKKPVGLPQRMGALSAGSVRSLSSQQIMNRLTIPKPTLNSAGVNMMSNVHLQQNNYGVKSVPPSYVGQPGGRLSLSGNAPVSLSQQSQSMKQFSASGNGRPYTLGGEQRSQASGRYSLQSANSSSLSSAQLKQTSLSQSQAASRALGQSGSKSPVAATGPSAVNTSSTQKWKICTICNELFPENVYSVHFEKEHKAEKVPAVANYIMKIHNFTSKCLYCNRYLPTDTLLNHMLIHGLSCPYCRSTFNDVEKMAAHMRMVHVDEEMGPKTDSTLTFDLTLQQGSHTNIHLLVTTYNLRDAPAESVAYHAQNTPPVPPKPQPKIQEKSDVPLKSSPQAAVPYKKDVGKTLCPLCFSILKGPISDALAHHLRERHQVIQTVHPVEKKLTYKCIHCLGVYTSNMTASTITLHLVHCRGVGKTQNGQDKGTSSRLGQAPAAAPVKRTYEHMEFPLMKKRKMDDDDSPSAFEERPEEPVVLALDPKGHEDDSYEARKTFLTKYFNKQPYPTRREIEKLAASLWLWKSDIASHFSNKRKKCVRDCEKYKPGVLLGFNMKELNKVKHEMDFDAEWLFENHDEKNSRVNVSKTVDKKINLEKDNDSSSDSYENLEEEYSESRSPFGQHVSDRGGKPSSDSTVQNPPDSIAKEILEENTLQPPEKAEQKQEESSKYQEMIAAEEPTKLAGEVSDSEGDQDDAVEWKDGASQSESGPGSQQVSDFEDNALEVKPEVWTDESSQSEDAGSSKPTVEAKGGGSESDEEQSKWKNRSYGKVEGFWSKDQSQWKNASELEESLASEQMEWQSSTMDSEDGGFGAVGAEPMHGSLPGVELSSQQA from the exons AAACTATGTTCCAACTTCCTGTCAACAACCTTGGCAGTTTAAGAAAGGCCCggaaaactgtgaaaaaaatacttaGTGACATTGGTTTGGAATACTGTAAAGAACATATAGAA gatTTTAAGCAGTTTGAACCTAATGacttttatttgaaaaacacTACATGGGAGGATGTGGGACTGTGGGACCCATCGCTTACAAAAAACCAG GACTATCGGACAAAGCCCTTTTGCTGCAGTGCATGTCCCTTCTCCTCGAAGTTCTTTTCAGCCTACAAAAGCCACTTCCGGAATGTTCACAGCGAAGACTTTGAGAACAGGATCCTGCTCAACTGCCCCTACTGTACCTTCAACGCGGACAAAAAGACTTTGGAAACGCACATTAAAATATTCCATGCTCCCAATGCCAATACACCGAGTGGAGGCATCAGCActttcaaagacaaaaacaaacatgAGAGCCTTAAACCCAAGCAGGCTGACAGTGTGGAACAAGCTGTTTATTACTGTAAGAAGTGCACTTACCGTGACCCGCTCTACGAAATCGTTCGAAAGCACATTTACAGGGAACATTTTCAGCACGTTGCTGCTCCTTACATAGCCAAGGGAGGTGAAAAGTCCCTCAATGGTGCGGTTCCGCTGAGCGCCGGTGCCCGGGAGGAGGGCGGCATCCACTGCAAACGATGCCTTTTCATGCCGAAATCCTACGAAGCTTTAGTGCAGCACGTGATCGAAGACCACGAGCGCATCGGGTACCAGGTCACGGCAATGATAGGTCACACCAACGTGGTGGTGCCGAGATCCAAACCTTTGATGCTCATAGCTCCCAAACCCCAGGATAAAAAGCCTGTGGGGCTCCCTCAGAGGATGGGTGCCCTCTCTGCTGGCAGTGTCCGCTCGCTCTCGTCACAGCAGATAATGAACAGACTCACTATACCAAAGCCCACGTTAAATTCTGCGGGAGTCAATATGATGTCAAACGTTCACCTACAGCAGAACAATTACGGGGTTAAATCGGTACCCCCCAGTTACGTGGGTCAGCCAGGGGGGCGGCTCAGCCTCAGTGGCAACGCGCCTGTTTCTCTTTCCCAACAATCACAAAGCATGAAACAGTTTTCAGCGAGCGGCAATGGAAGGCCTTACACTctgggaggggagcagaggtcCCAGGCCTCAGGCAGGTACTCGCTGCAGTCTGCCAACTCCTCCTCGCTGTCGTCGGCGCAGCTCAAGCAGACGTCGCTGTCACAGTCCCAGGCAGCGTCCAGAGCTCTGGGTCAGTCTGGCTCCAAATCCCCCGTGGCTGCTACAGGACCTTCCGCTGTCAACACCTCGTCCACGCAGAAGTGGAAAATCTGTACAATCTGCAACGAGCTGTTCCCCGAGAACGTGTACAGCGTCCACTTTGAGAAGGAGCACAAGGCCGAGAAGGTGCCTGCGGTGGCCAACTACATCATGAAAATCCACAACTTCACGAGCAAATGTCTCTACTGTAACCGCTACCTGCCCACGGACACGCTGCTCAATCACATGCTGATCCACGGGCTGTCCTGCCCCTACTGCCGCTCCACCTTCAACGATGTGGAGAAGATGGCTGCCCACATGCGCATGGTGCACGTGGACGAGGAGATGGGACCTAAAACTGACTCCACCCTGACCTTTGATTTGACGttgcagcagggcagccacaCCAACATACACCTCCTTGTCACCACCTACAACCTGCGCGACGCTCCCGCCGAATCCGTGGCGTACCACGCCCAGAACACCCCCCCGGTCCCGCCAAAACCGCAGCCCAAAATCCAGGAGAAATCTGACGTACCCCTCAAAAGCTCTCCGCAAGCAGCAGTGCCCTACAAAAAAGACGTGGGGAAAACTCTGTGTCCTCTGTGCTTTTCAATCCTGAAAGGCCCCATCTCTGACGCGCTGGCGCATCACCTGCGGGAGAGGCACCAGGTGATTCAGACGGTTCACCCCGTGGAGAAGAAGCTGACCTACAAGTGCATCCACTGCCTGGGCGTGTACACGAGCAACATGACGGCCTCCACCATAACGCTGCACCTGGTGCACTGCAGGGGCGTGGGCAAGACCCAGAACGGGCAGGACAAGGGGACATCGTCGCGCCTGGGCCAGGCCCCCGCGGCCGCGCCCGTGAAGCGCACCTACGAGCACATGGAGTTCCCCCtgatgaagaagaggaagatggACGACGATGACTCCCCCTCTGCCTTTGAGGAGAGGCCTGAGGAACCTGTAGTTCTAGCGCTGGACCCCAAGGGTCACGAAGATGATTCATATGAAGCCAGGAAAACGTTTCTTACAAAGTATTTCAATAAGCAGCCCTACCCCACTCGGAGAGAGATCGAAAAGCTGGCGGCCAGTTTGTGGCTCTGGAAATCTGATATTGCGTCTCACTTTAgcaacaaaaggaagaaatgcgTTAGGGATTGTGAAAAATACAAacctggggtgctgctgggcttcAACATGAAAGAGCTGAACAAAGTCAAACACGAGATGGATTTTGATGCTGAATGGCTGTTTGAAAACCACGACGAGAAGAATTCCAGAGTCAATGTCAGTAAGACTGTTGATAAAAAAATCAACTTAGAAAAAGACAATGACAGTTCCTCAGACAGCTACGAAAACCTGGAGGAGGAATACAGCGAGAGCCGCAGCCCCTTTGGCCAGCACGTGTCTGACAGGGGTGGGAAACCTTCGTCCGACAGCACGGTGCAGAACCCCCCGGACAGCATAGCCAAGGAAATCCTGGAGGAAAACACCCTACAGCCGCCAGAGAAGGCGGAGCAGAAACAAGAGGAGAGCTCCAAATACCAAGAGATGATTGCTGCTGAAGAGCCAACCAAACTGGCAGGTGAGGTTTCGGATAGTGAAGGTGACCAGGATGATGCAGTGGAGTGGAAAGATGGAGCTTCCCAGTCTGAAAGTgggcctggctcccagcaggttTCGGATTTTGAAGATAACGCACTGGAGGTAAAACCAGAAGTGTGGACAGATGAATCTTCCCAAAGCGAAGATGCCGGGAGCAGTAAACCCACTGTGGAGGCCAAGGGGGGTGGATCTGAAAGCGACGAAGAACAGTCAAAGTGGAAGAATCGTTCCTATGGAAAAGTAGAAGGGTTTTGGTCCAAGGACCAGTCGCAATGGAAAAACGCCTCCGAGCTGGAGGAGAGCCTGGCCAGCGAGCAGATGGAGTGGCAGAGCAGCACAATGGACAGCGAGGACGGCGGCTTCGGGGCCGTGGGGGCCGAGCCCATGCACGGCAGCCTGCCCGGGGTGGAGCTCAGCAGCCAGCAGGCgtga
- the ADNP gene encoding activity-dependent neuroprotector homeobox protein isoform X2, producing the protein MMPRKAFLSQKEKQARARERDMLKKRRRRQDYLKRSVEPQKNTETIKWHRDDEKRRENEQVKDKDIKKRWRQDERERRKNVDAMNWHREEEKRENERETMFQLPVNNLGSLRKARKTVKKILSDIGLEYCKEHIEDFKQFEPNDFYLKNTTWEDVGLWDPSLTKNQDYRTKPFCCSACPFSSKFFSAYKSHFRNVHSEDFENRILLNCPYCTFNADKKTLETHIKIFHAPNANTPSGGISTFKDKNKHESLKPKQADSVEQAVYYCKKCTYRDPLYEIVRKHIYREHFQHVAAPYIAKGGEKSLNGAVPLSAGAREEGGIHCKRCLFMPKSYEALVQHVIEDHERIGYQVTAMIGHTNVVVPRSKPLMLIAPKPQDKKPVGLPQRMGALSAGSVRSLSSQQIMNRLTIPKPTLNSAGVNMMSNVHLQQNNYGVKSVPPSYVGQPGGRLSLSGNAPVSLSQQSQSMKQFSASGNGRPYTLGGEQRSQASGRYSLQSANSSSLSSAQLKQTSLSQSQAASRALGQSGSKSPVAATGPSAVNTSSTQKWKICTICNELFPENVYSVHFEKEHKAEKVPAVANYIMKIHNFTSKCLYCNRYLPTDTLLNHMLIHGLSCPYCRSTFNDVEKMAAHMRMVHVDEEMGPKTDSTLTFDLTLQQGSHTNIHLLVTTYNLRDAPAESVAYHAQNTPPVPPKPQPKIQEKSDVPLKSSPQAAVPYKKDVGKTLCPLCFSILKGPISDALAHHLRERHQVIQTVHPVEKKLTYKCIHCLGVYTSNMTASTITLHLVHCRGVGKTQNGQDKGTSSRLGQAPAAAPVKRTYEHMEFPLMKKRKMDDDDSPSAFEERPEEPVVLALDPKGHEDDSYEARKTFLTKYFNKQPYPTRREIEKLAASLWLWKSDIASHFSNKRKKCVRDCEKYKPGVLLGFNMKELNKVKHEMDFDAEWLFENHDEKNSRVNVSKTVDKKINLEKDNDSSSDSYENLEEEYSESRSPFGQHVSDRGGKPSSDSTVQNPPDSIAKEILEENTLQPPEKAEQKQEESSKYQEMIAAEEPTKLAGEVSDSEGDQDDAVEWKDGASQSESGPGSQQVSDFEDNALEVKPEVWTDESSQSEDAGSSKPTVEAKGGGSESDEEQSKWKNRSYGKVEGFWSKDQSQWKNASELEESLASEQMEWQSSTMDSEDGGFGAVGAEPMHGSLPGVELSSQQA; encoded by the exons AAACTATGTTCCAACTTCCTGTCAACAACCTTGGCAGTTTAAGAAAGGCCCggaaaactgtgaaaaaaatacttaGTGACATTGGTTTGGAATACTGTAAAGAACATATAGAA gatTTTAAGCAGTTTGAACCTAATGacttttatttgaaaaacacTACATGGGAGGATGTGGGACTGTGGGACCCATCGCTTACAAAAAACCAG GACTATCGGACAAAGCCCTTTTGCTGCAGTGCATGTCCCTTCTCCTCGAAGTTCTTTTCAGCCTACAAAAGCCACTTCCGGAATGTTCACAGCGAAGACTTTGAGAACAGGATCCTGCTCAACTGCCCCTACTGTACCTTCAACGCGGACAAAAAGACTTTGGAAACGCACATTAAAATATTCCATGCTCCCAATGCCAATACACCGAGTGGAGGCATCAGCActttcaaagacaaaaacaaacatgAGAGCCTTAAACCCAAGCAGGCTGACAGTGTGGAACAAGCTGTTTATTACTGTAAGAAGTGCACTTACCGTGACCCGCTCTACGAAATCGTTCGAAAGCACATTTACAGGGAACATTTTCAGCACGTTGCTGCTCCTTACATAGCCAAGGGAGGTGAAAAGTCCCTCAATGGTGCGGTTCCGCTGAGCGCCGGTGCCCGGGAGGAGGGCGGCATCCACTGCAAACGATGCCTTTTCATGCCGAAATCCTACGAAGCTTTAGTGCAGCACGTGATCGAAGACCACGAGCGCATCGGGTACCAGGTCACGGCAATGATAGGTCACACCAACGTGGTGGTGCCGAGATCCAAACCTTTGATGCTCATAGCTCCCAAACCCCAGGATAAAAAGCCTGTGGGGCTCCCTCAGAGGATGGGTGCCCTCTCTGCTGGCAGTGTCCGCTCGCTCTCGTCACAGCAGATAATGAACAGACTCACTATACCAAAGCCCACGTTAAATTCTGCGGGAGTCAATATGATGTCAAACGTTCACCTACAGCAGAACAATTACGGGGTTAAATCGGTACCCCCCAGTTACGTGGGTCAGCCAGGGGGGCGGCTCAGCCTCAGTGGCAACGCGCCTGTTTCTCTTTCCCAACAATCACAAAGCATGAAACAGTTTTCAGCGAGCGGCAATGGAAGGCCTTACACTctgggaggggagcagaggtcCCAGGCCTCAGGCAGGTACTCGCTGCAGTCTGCCAACTCCTCCTCGCTGTCGTCGGCGCAGCTCAAGCAGACGTCGCTGTCACAGTCCCAGGCAGCGTCCAGAGCTCTGGGTCAGTCTGGCTCCAAATCCCCCGTGGCTGCTACAGGACCTTCCGCTGTCAACACCTCGTCCACGCAGAAGTGGAAAATCTGTACAATCTGCAACGAGCTGTTCCCCGAGAACGTGTACAGCGTCCACTTTGAGAAGGAGCACAAGGCCGAGAAGGTGCCTGCGGTGGCCAACTACATCATGAAAATCCACAACTTCACGAGCAAATGTCTCTACTGTAACCGCTACCTGCCCACGGACACGCTGCTCAATCACATGCTGATCCACGGGCTGTCCTGCCCCTACTGCCGCTCCACCTTCAACGATGTGGAGAAGATGGCTGCCCACATGCGCATGGTGCACGTGGACGAGGAGATGGGACCTAAAACTGACTCCACCCTGACCTTTGATTTGACGttgcagcagggcagccacaCCAACATACACCTCCTTGTCACCACCTACAACCTGCGCGACGCTCCCGCCGAATCCGTGGCGTACCACGCCCAGAACACCCCCCCGGTCCCGCCAAAACCGCAGCCCAAAATCCAGGAGAAATCTGACGTACCCCTCAAAAGCTCTCCGCAAGCAGCAGTGCCCTACAAAAAAGACGTGGGGAAAACTCTGTGTCCTCTGTGCTTTTCAATCCTGAAAGGCCCCATCTCTGACGCGCTGGCGCATCACCTGCGGGAGAGGCACCAGGTGATTCAGACGGTTCACCCCGTGGAGAAGAAGCTGACCTACAAGTGCATCCACTGCCTGGGCGTGTACACGAGCAACATGACGGCCTCCACCATAACGCTGCACCTGGTGCACTGCAGGGGCGTGGGCAAGACCCAGAACGGGCAGGACAAGGGGACATCGTCGCGCCTGGGCCAGGCCCCCGCGGCCGCGCCCGTGAAGCGCACCTACGAGCACATGGAGTTCCCCCtgatgaagaagaggaagatggACGACGATGACTCCCCCTCTGCCTTTGAGGAGAGGCCTGAGGAACCTGTAGTTCTAGCGCTGGACCCCAAGGGTCACGAAGATGATTCATATGAAGCCAGGAAAACGTTTCTTACAAAGTATTTCAATAAGCAGCCCTACCCCACTCGGAGAGAGATCGAAAAGCTGGCGGCCAGTTTGTGGCTCTGGAAATCTGATATTGCGTCTCACTTTAgcaacaaaaggaagaaatgcgTTAGGGATTGTGAAAAATACAAacctggggtgctgctgggcttcAACATGAAAGAGCTGAACAAAGTCAAACACGAGATGGATTTTGATGCTGAATGGCTGTTTGAAAACCACGACGAGAAGAATTCCAGAGTCAATGTCAGTAAGACTGTTGATAAAAAAATCAACTTAGAAAAAGACAATGACAGTTCCTCAGACAGCTACGAAAACCTGGAGGAGGAATACAGCGAGAGCCGCAGCCCCTTTGGCCAGCACGTGTCTGACAGGGGTGGGAAACCTTCGTCCGACAGCACGGTGCAGAACCCCCCGGACAGCATAGCCAAGGAAATCCTGGAGGAAAACACCCTACAGCCGCCAGAGAAGGCGGAGCAGAAACAAGAGGAGAGCTCCAAATACCAAGAGATGATTGCTGCTGAAGAGCCAACCAAACTGGCAGGTGAGGTTTCGGATAGTGAAGGTGACCAGGATGATGCAGTGGAGTGGAAAGATGGAGCTTCCCAGTCTGAAAGTgggcctggctcccagcaggttTCGGATTTTGAAGATAACGCACTGGAGGTAAAACCAGAAGTGTGGACAGATGAATCTTCCCAAAGCGAAGATGCCGGGAGCAGTAAACCCACTGTGGAGGCCAAGGGGGGTGGATCTGAAAGCGACGAAGAACAGTCAAAGTGGAAGAATCGTTCCTATGGAAAAGTAGAAGGGTTTTGGTCCAAGGACCAGTCGCAATGGAAAAACGCCTCCGAGCTGGAGGAGAGCCTGGCCAGCGAGCAGATGGAGTGGCAGAGCAGCACAATGGACAGCGAGGACGGCGGCTTCGGGGCCGTGGGGGCCGAGCCCATGCACGGCAGCCTGCCCGGGGTGGAGCTCAGCAGCCAGCAGGCgtga